The Ipomoea triloba cultivar NCNSP0323 chromosome 4, ASM357664v1 DNA segment ATGTCGTTGTTTTCCGGCGTGTTTATAATCGACTTTGTTGTTGCTATTAATTTTTacgaattttgaaatatgtttttttttatttatgtagttttaattttctattattgCTGTGTGGTTTTGAGTTTTTTTGGATGTGTTTATGTCGTAATGGTGGTTTCCGGCAATGTGATAGTATTTTCCGGCGGTCTTGGATGTTGGTATGTGATCGTTTAGTTGTGTGTTTTATAGGCGGTATGGTGTAATTCTTGTTGAATTGTGGTGTATATTTAGTTGTTGTTGTGGTTGGTAGTTTTCTGATATTATGTGCATATTTGGTGCATATAGGTAGCACTGTAGCAGTATTGGTGCGTTTTGTCATATAATGTGGCGTATTTATGATGGTATGGATTTGGAATATTTTTGCTTTTTCATTATGTTATTTTTGCATGGTTTTAATTGGTGAGTAGGTGTGAATATGAACTCTGCTAGTGGTGGTTGTGATGAAGGGTATTCCACAGACATTGGTGTAGAAGGTAGTTCATGTGATATGGAAATTGAAATTTAGACTTATTGAATCCGTGATCCAAAGACTGTAGGTAATTTCCAATTAATGAaagtaattactaatttcatTGAAAATTCCCTAGCAGTGTTTGGAGAAGGTGTAGAGAATAGTTCAAGTGATAAAGCAGAAAAAGTTATTAAACATAAAGCGGTAAAGAATCAAGAAGTTTGATAACCTAGTTCGGAAAACcaattcctacatctggggggcaccactctgattgcccaactcttcattgatcaacaATACAAAATGTACCGCCCAATACAATTGTGTCTCACGTGGTAACTCTAAAAATTCATCTTAGCACCCTTCTAGAGTTTaaccttgaagagttgacaaGAGCTTGATCTCCCGGTCTTCTTGTACTAAGGCTCCCACTCAACAGCAGCGGTATACGCATTCAGAGTGACGAACTTGCCCAGTTTGACTTGCGATCatatcttgaatcaaaggtaagctttgtcaagattTCTCTTAAGCTCTTATGAGAATTTCTTGTAGAAAAGTCCTTTGTAAATTCTCTGTAAATTCTCTCAACCGAAACTTGAATAAGAGTTTTGGCTCTTATTTAATATCTTCATAATCTTGAGTATCTTCAGAATCTTGAGGCGGTTGCAACTTCAGTAACTAATTCTGAACATCTTTTATGTTTTGGTACAGCAACTTGTTCAGAATGCCTTCACTTGCTTTCTTCAATCTTCTCCGGATGTTTGCACTTCTTACTGTACTACGTATATGCAATACTATAAAATGTACAGGACAGACTTACTCTGACTGTGAACTATCATCAGAACTAATTGACATGAAACTTAGTACAATTAGGGAGTTctaatatatttgttattttgatACTCTTATTAACAATATCCCCCTTTGTATCAAGTTTCTTGGCAATTTACAACATAACCTTCTTAACTTAACAGATATAGTTCAACCAAAAATAACAACTGATTGTAACCAGAGTTTGAGTAAAATATAAGGATGATCATTTCATCAGTAAAACAAACAACTTTTGACAAACTAAGATCCTAGTACAAAAAGTGGATTTTTAACACATGCTGAATAAAGATGATATCTTCCAGCACTTGAGGGTCTTCAAAACAAATCCTTCCACACTTCAGCTGGTCAAGTAACACATGGAACCCGGTAAAGTAGAGTCCAACAGTCAAATCAAGTAACACATCAAATCAAGTAACCAATGATTAGAAGGTTTGTCCTACTCCCCCTATTGCCATGAACTTGTGAATTTGTAGCAACAAGACTCCTTAGCAAGACCAAGTAGGAAAGCAAACCCAAATTTTGAAACAGAATGACTCAGATTCTGAAGAAACAGCCTCTTGGCTGGTCAAGGCAATCTCAGCATCAGGTGGGTTGTTAGCAGTTTGAGTTTCAACAGCAGGTGTCATGGAAGGTTCAGCAGATTGTTCAGCAGAAGGTTCAGCAGATTGTCCAGCAGTAGCAGCAGTCATCTCTTGGTCTCTTAGTCTCAATTGTTCACGCAGTTGCATTTCAACTACTCTCTTTTCAACAAGAATTTGGATGATAGTGTTGAGATCTTTGATGCTTTTGTCTAAGTGTTGCGCTGTGAGTCTGCTTGTATATGGAACATCAATATTTAGAGCTGGGGCTGAACTGCTTCCATGTTTTGGAAAAATACCAAGCACATGTGATCTCTGCTTGAGTCTAGCATCAATCAGTCTGAATTTGGGTGCATCCATATGTTCATTTGCTTCTGGCCTGAATCCTTGTGTATGCAGGATCCCATAGATAGTACATGGAAAGGGCAGTTTCACTTTGCTTTCTTTGGTAGCTGGTTTCCTGAAAGTGGCCACATGTTTAAAGATTAAATCACTAAGATCAACAGGAATACCTTTTCCAATCCTGTAAATCAGATTGGCCATTTGCATATTCAGTCCCCCTCTGTGTTTACTTGGCATCCAATTAGTCATAGCAATCTTGTGCAGAATTGCATACTTTGTTGTTAGTGATTTAGCTGGCAGCATGTTTGTCTCAGTTCGCCAATAACTGTATGTTCCACCCGTGATGACCTTTGTGATTGTGTTTGCACCCAGAATAGGATCCTCAATGTCACTAGCATCAATTCCCAGATACATGTTTATGATGGAGGGGATAAAATTGTAGGTTTTTCCTCGGAGCCACACACGCCCATATTGGGGTGATCCTGCTTGTTTAAGGGTCATCATAATGTTTGCATAGAATTCCTTGATGGCAACAAGTGGGTAACTTTTCAGCTTGTGACTGATCTCATCAGATGTATCTTCTCAAATACTGGTATGAGTTGGCATTGAGATTTGAATTTTTCAACGTCCAGGAATCTTTCACTCagaatctttctttgatttgtGGAATCCCACCTTGCTGCAAACTCTGCTGAGAGAAATTGGGGTTTAATAGCTTCAAGTGGCACAACAGCAGACACATTTGGCTGGCTTTCAGCGATTGGTGCTTGATCTGAGGTGGTTGGGAcactcttctttcttttctactGACTAGTGGCTTCTTGTGAGACATTTAGCTTAGCAGCTGTTTGCTTCCTCTTGGATTTCGTTACAGGAGATGGGGTCTCCTTTTGTGCAACAGTTGATGAGGATCTGGTTCTT contains these protein-coding regions:
- the LOC116016004 gene encoding uncharacterized protein LOC116016004 → MYLGIDASDIEDPILGANTITKVITGGTYSYWRTETNMLPAKSLTTKYAILHKIAMTNWMPSKHRGGLNMQMANLIYRIGKGIPVDLSDLIFKHVATFRKPATKESKVKLPFPCTIYGILHTQGFRPEANEHMDAPKFRLIDARLKQRSHVLGIFPKHGSSSAPALNIDVPYTSRLTAQHLDKSIKDLNTIIQILVEKRVVEMQLREQLRLRDQEMTAATAGQSAEPSAEQSAEPSMTPAVETQTANNPPDAEIALTSQEAVSSESESFCFKIWVCFPTWSC